GGGCTCCCACCCTACCACGAAACCGCTCAGGAGATAGGCCACCCCTGCGGAAAAGATGCAGTAGATCAGGGCCTGGGCTTCAAATTCGATCTGACTGTAGAGGACCTCCACGGCAAAGAAGGCCGTGCCCATAGGAGAGCGGAAGATGGCCGAAAGGGCCCCGGACATGCCCATGAGAAGGAGGAGACGCCTCTCACTGGGGGGGCGCCGGGTGAAGGTCCCATAGAGGGACCCCAGCCCGGCTCCGATTTGAGAGGCCGGTCCCTCTCGGCCGGCCGAACCCCCGGAACCCAGGGTGATGGCCGAGGCCAGCATCTTGACCAGGGGCACCCGGGCCCGAATGTAACCCTCCAGGAAATGGAAGGCCCGGATGGCGGCCTCTGTTCCGTGTCCCCGGGCCTCGGGGGCCAGGAGATAGACCAAAAGCCCCGAGAGAAAACCGCCAAGGGTGGTCACCAGCGGGACAAGGGTGTAGCCGTAAGGGCCCACGATTTCTTGGGGAAGGCCCCCCTCGTTGGGAAGCCCCGGGGGGTGGTAAAGGGCAATCTTTCCCAGAAAGAAGGCCTGGGAATAGTCCACCATGAGGCTGAAAACACGGGCCACCACGGCCCCCGCCAGCCCGAGGAGGATTGCGTCTAAAAGAAGGCGAAGCTGTCTTCTTTTCAATTCTCCACCTCTTGAAGGCCTATCTACTATAAATTACTAGGTCTCTCAATGCTTGACGGACAGAACCCGCTCAAGGTATAAAAAGCAGAGACCCCTTCAAGGAGGCCTCCTATGGGACTGCAGAGACTTATCTCCCAGTATATCGTTCAGGGCGTTTATGTAATTACCGTGCGACACGGCGACAAAATCAACGGGATGACTGCGGCCTGGGTGAGCCAGGTTTCCTTCAGACCCCGGCTTCTGGCCGTGGCCATTGCTCCCGAGAGATATACCTATCAGTTACTCAAGGAGTCGGGGACTTTTTGCATTAACGTTTTGGGAGAAGATCAGGTGGATCTGGCCCGGCACTTCGGGTTTAAGTCCGGAAGGGACACGGACAAGTTTGCCGGCATTCCTTATCTCAACGCCCTCAAGGGTTCTCCGGTCCTCAAGAGTGCCATCGCTTACTTTGAATGCGATGTGGTTTCTACCTGTGAAGTGGGAGATCACGTACTCTTTGTGGGGGAGGTGGGGGATCACGCCGTCCAGGTAGAAGGAGCCCGTCCCCTCATCTTCCGCTGGGACGACTACTTCGGCGGAGTGGAGGCCTAGTGATGCCCCAGAGTGAGGCCGGAGAGGAGATCCTGGTCCTACACGAAAAGTGGGTGCGGGTGGCCCGGGGCCATCTGCGAGAGATCGTGGCCACGGTAGTGGGGCTGGTCCTGGTCCTTTCCCTCTGGGCGGGCTACCGCTATTACCGGGACCGCAGGGAGGTCCAGGCGGTAAGGCTTTATGTAAAGGCCCTAAGCCAGAAAGATCGCGATTCTCAGATAAAACTCCTGGAAAATCTGGTCCACAACTATGGAGACACGGTGGCCGGAAGGGAAGCCCGGCTCAATCTGTGGGAGAGCCGACTTTCTTCGTCCTCTCCCGAGGAATTGCTTAAAGAACTCAAGGCCTTAGAGAAGGGGGCCCGGGCCGAGGTGAAGTCTTCTTTGAGGCTGGGAGAGGGCTATCTCCTTGAGGAAAAGGAAGACTTCAAGGCCGCGGCGGGACTTTACGAGGAGGTCCTCAAGGAGGCTCCCTTTAGTGAAGGGGTGGTGAGTGCGGATCTGGCCCGGGTTTACGAAAGAATAGGGGATTTTCGGCGGGCTCTGGAATATTATCGCCGGTTTGTGGCCCAGAAGCCCCCTCTCGAGGCCCTTTCTTTTGTAGAATACAAACTTTCAATCCTGGAAAAACGCCTGGGTCAAAGCTCGTGAGTCTTCTCATCTTTCAGCGTCTGGCCGAGGAGCGCATTCAGGAGGCCATTCGGAACGGGGAGTTTGACGATCTCCCGGGCAAGGGGAAGCCTCTCCAGATGGAGGATCTTTCCTTTGTACCGGAGGAAGTACGTCTGGCCTACAAGGTGTTGAAAAATGCGGGCTTTGTACCTCCGGAGGTGGAGTTGCGCCGGGAGATCCGAACCTTAGAGGATCTCCTGGAGAGTCTGGGCGAGGAAGAGGTGGAGGAGCAATATCGGATCATGCGCCGACTGGATTTTCTTCTTCTCAAGTTGCGGGAGACCCATCGTCGTTCCGCCCTTCTTGAGGAGGATGCCCGTTACTATCGTTTGGTAGCCCGAAAGGTGGCTCGTCTGCGGGAGAAGGAGAGGCGTCCGGTGGGGGGAAAGATCGACTGGTCCGGCCTTTCTCACCGTTTGGGCCTCAAGTATTTGGCGGGCTCTTTCCGCCGGCGTCCCTGATGGTTGAGCTTGACACTTTAGGCTGGCGGTTTAAGTTATGGCCTGGGTCGGGGCGTAGCTCAGCCTGGCAGAGCACTGGCTTCGGGAGTCAGGGGTCGCAGGTTCAAATCCTGCCGCCCCGACCATTTTTTTGCAATTTCAAGCGGACTTAGGAAACACCCTCACCCCTCTGGGGGAAGGTTGGGGGAAAATTTCTAAAACCCTTGATACTCAAGGCTTTCCCGCTGAGACTCATTCGCAATAAGCCCACTTTTCTAAAACTCGATCTCGATTTTCGGCGATTTTTCCCGATTTTCACTCAAACTTGGGTTTGACAGTCGGGAAGGATCGACGAATCTGAAGTAAGCATTTTCGGTCCAAAATACCCCAAAAATGCCCTCTATTTTCTCCTCTCTTTTCATGCTCTACTGTTTTTATTTTCAAATGTTGTGCTACTTATACAAGAATTACCTCTTGATATAAAGAGAGATAATGCTAGCATGTTAGTGCTATGTATATCCGAACCAAAACCTTCAAAAACAAGGACGGGTCCACTAGAACCTACCTCTATATTGTGGAGGGCAAGCGGGTCAACGGAAAGGTACGCCAGAGGATCGTGGCCAACCTGGGGCGCCTGGAAAAACTCCAAGAGGGAGAACTGGATAAGCTGATAGAGGGGCTGGCCAAGTTTTCCCGGAGACAATGGATAGAAGCTCAGGCTCGAAGCATTCAGGCCCAATGGGCCAAGGACTTTGGTCCGGCTTTGATTTTCAGAAGACTTTGGGAAGATCTTAAGCTTAGTAGCATACTGAAGGAGCTTCTTGCCGGAACGGAGATTGCCATAGATGTGGAGGAAGCGGTTTTTGCCATGGTTTTGAACCGGCTCTGTGATCCGGCCTCAAAACTCGGGGTCAGCCGATGGAAGGAGACAGTCTATCGGCCGGAGTTTGAAAGGCTTAAGCTACACCATTTCTACCGGGCTCTTGATTTTCTGGCCGATCATAAGGAGGAAATAGAGGAGAAGCTTTTTGAGAGGATAAGGGATCTATTTCATTTGGAGCTTGATTTGGTGTTTTGGGACACGGCGAGCGTGTATTTTGAGGGGAGAGGGGCGGAGGGGTTTTGCGAGTATGGATTTTCGAAGGATCATCGTCCGGACAGGGTGCAGGTGATATTGGGGTTTCTTATGACGCGGGAGGGGATACCGATAGCCCACGAGGTATTTCCGGGGGCTACGGCGGACGTAGAGACCTTTCGGGTGGTGCTAAAAGACTTACAGAATCGGTTCAGGATAAGGCGGGTCATTCTTGTGGCGGACCGGGGGATGGTGAGTCGGGAGGTGTTAAAGGAGATAGAGGCTATGGGGCTTGAGTACTTGGTGGGGGTGAGGATGCGGAGGCTCAGGGCCATGAAGGAAGTGCTGGGCAGAGGGGGGCGTTTTCGGGAGGTGAAGGGTAACCTTAAGGTGAAGGAAGTCTGGCATGAGGGGAGGCGTTATCTGATTTGTTTCAATCCGGAGGAGGCGGAGAGGGAGAGGCTTTCCCGTGAGGAGATGGTAGGGAAGCTTGAGGAGAAGCTCAAGGCCGGGGGTCTTAAGGGGCTTATAGGGAACCGGGGTTATCGTCGGTATTTGAAGGTGGAGGGGAGTTCGGCGGTTGTTGATCGGGAGGTTTTGGAGGAGGAGGCTAGATATGATGGGAAGTATGTGCTTGAGACGAATGCGGGGTTAAGTGTGGAGGAGGCGGCTTTGGCGTATAGGGGACTTTGGCAGGTAGAGAGGGCCTTTCGGGAGATGAAAAGCGGTCTGGATCTTAGGCCGGTGTATCACTGGACGGAGAAGCGGATTCGGGGGCACATCATGGTATGTTTTTTGGCCTTTGTGCTGGAGGTGGTGCTGATGAGGAGGCTGAGGGAGGTTGGCTACGAGGGAAGTTATCAGGAGGTGATGACGGATCTTGAGCGGCTTAAGGCGGTGGAGGTTACGGTGGATGGGAGGAATTACTTGGTGAGGACGGAACTTGAGGGGAAGGCCTATGAGGTATTCAAGGCGGTGGGGATAAGGGTACCAGGGAGGTTTCTTGAGGTGGGAGGAGAGGATGTTGTGGAACGCGGGGGTAGTATGCCCGGAAACCGTTGATACAAGCGAATTTTTTTGCCCGGGGTGTCAAAGTTGAGTCTGAAGGGAACGAAAAGAACTTATAAATCAGGTGCCCCAATGGTGCCCCGGCCGAAAAGTCCGCTTTATAGCTCCGCAAGAAATCGTAAATTTTAAATGCGGGAGGGGGGACTCGAACCCCCACGGGGAAAGACCCCAGCGGATCCTAAGTCCGCAGCGTCTGCCAATTCCGCCACTCCCGCTTTCGAGATTTAAGTTTATCCTTTAGGGAAAGAGCTTCAAGAAGCTTGCCTTTTTCTCCTCTCAGGGGTAAAGATTGTCCGGGATGAAGAGCTCGCAGGTCTACTGGCATCCCCAATTGGTTACCCGGGCGGACCGGGAACGCCTTAACAAACACCGCAGCGGTGTTATTTGGTTCACGGGTCTTCCGGCCTCGGGCAAGTCTACCATAGCCCATTTTCTGGAAAAGGAGCTTTTTGAGCGCGGCATTCGGGCTTATGTCCTGGATGGAGACAACATTCGCCACGGCCTTTGCGGGGATCTGGGCTTCTCCCGGGAGGAGCGCCGGGAAAATCTGCGTCGCATCGCCGAGGTCTGCCGCCTAATGGTAGACGCCGGGATCTTGGTGCTCGCGGCCTTTGTTTCCCCCTATCGGGAAGATCGGCAATACGTGCGCGAAAGGGTAGGGGATGGGGCCTTTTTCGAGGTGTATGTAAAATGTAGTCCCGAGACCTGCGAAAAACGGGACCCCAAAGGGCTTTACCGCAAGGCCCGCGAGGGAAAAATCCAAGGCTTTACCGGGGTCAACGCTCCCTACGAGGAGCCCGAAAATCCTGACCTGGTACTGGATACCGAAGAGGATGACCTCGAGACTTGTGTCCAGAAGGTCCTCCAGATGCTCTCCGAAAAGGGCTTCATCCTCCTTCTCTAGTTTTAGTCATTCCGGATCTAACGCGTCAGCCAAACTCTAGGGATCAGGAAGGGGGAGCTTCTTGCGGGAGGGCCTTGAAGACCACAGGAACCAGGAGGAGAGGGGGAAGAGAAATCCAGAAGGTGAAAAAGAAGAACCCGGCATAGCCCCAGGCCTGCGCCCCGAAACCCCCTAGGGCCCGGGAGAGATTAAAAGAAAGGCTGAAAAGAGTGGCCAGAAGGGCGTACTGGCTGGCACTTAGGTCCCGCCGGCAGAGGCGCATAAGAAAGGCCAAAAAGGCCGCCGTGCCGAGCCCTCCGGTAAAGCTTTCTACCAAAGAGGCCACATAGACCGTCCAGCGGGCCGAAGAAGGCAGGGCCGCGTAAGCATAGCCCAGATTGGAAAGAGATTGGGTGAGCCCCAGCATCCACAGGGCCCGGAAAAGACCCAGGGAACGTACTAGCCCTCCTCCCACCAGTGAGCCCGCAATGGTGGCCAAACTCCCCAGGGTTCCCGAAATCAGTCCGATTTCCAGCTTGGTAAACCCCCGGTCCACCCAGAAAGGGTAGATCATGGAACCCATAGTGGCATCTCCAATCTTAAAAGTAAGGATGAAAAATAGAAGGACCGGAGCATAAGGTCTCTTAAGAATGTCCTTTAAAGGTAAAATATATTGCCCGAATAAATCGTGAGTTTTGGTAGACATTGAGGGAAGATGGGTGTCTGGGAGGAAGGCGATGAGGGCGGCCAGGGCTAGGAAGATCACCGTGAGGGCCAGAAAGGCCGGCCGGAAGCCCCAAAAATGGGCCAGGGCTACCAGCCCTCCTCCGGAGCCGATCATGGCTACCCGATAGGCCGAGACCCGGACTCCATTGCCTGGGCCGAGCTCTTCTTCCTCCAGAAGTTCGATGGTGTAACCATCCACGGCGATATCGAGGGTGGCCGAAGAGAGGGTACAGAGAAAGACGAAAAGAATATAGAGTTTTCCTGCGGGAGGAACCAGCGAAAGCAGAGTCACCGAGAGGGCGAGCCCCAGGAGGGCTCCCACCATCCAATAATATTTTCGTCCGTAGCGGTCCACTAGGGGGGCCCAGAGGGGTTTGAGACTCCAAGAAAGGCCCGCCAGCGAAAGAAGCCCGATCTCCACGAGGTTGACCCCTTCGGTGCGTAGATAGACCGGGAGGGTCACGTAAACGAATCCAAAGGGCAACCCTTCGGCCAGATAAAGGAGGGCCACCACGGCCATCTTGCGATAGAAGGCGGTTTTCATAGGGATCTCCAGCGGGGAAGCACCCGAGGAGTGCGGCGGGCGTATTCCCGCCAGAGGGCTCCGAAACGCTCCTCGAGTTCGCGTTCTTCCCGGGGGACGATGACCCCCCAGGTGAAAATCAGGTCGCCCAGGGCCACCAGGGCTACGGCCGGATAACCCGAAAAGAAAAAGATTCCCCAGAAAAAGAGGGCATGAGCTACATAGGTAGGGTGCCGGAGATAGCGGAAAGGTCCCTCGGTAACTAGCTGGTCTTCCGGCCGAGGGTCTAAGATTCCCCGGCCCAGGATATGCTCCCGGAGCCAGAAAGCGGTAAGCACCTGGAGCAGGGTCCCACCAAGGAGGGCCAGGGCCCCCAAAAACCTCACCGGGGCTGGGAAGGAAAGAGGAGGCCAGCGGGTGGGAAAATTGGCCAGAGCCAGAACTAAAGCCCCAAGGCTCCAAAGGCCGATAATCACCGGGTAATAGCGGCG
This portion of the Thermosulfurimonas marina genome encodes:
- a CDS encoding methyltransferase family protein, whose amino-acid sequence is MDELSKFLAWLAVLLWPIIPLFWVPLHLFPSLRRRLGRRYYPVIIGLWSLGALVLALANFPTRWPPLSFPAPVRFLGALALLGGTLLQVLTAFWLREHILGRGILDPRPEDQLVTEGPFRYLRHPTYVAHALFFWGIFFFSGYPAVALVALGDLIFTWGVIVPREERELEERFGALWREYARRTPRVLPRWRSL
- a CDS encoding tetratricopeptide repeat protein, translated to MPQSEAGEEILVLHEKWVRVARGHLREIVATVVGLVLVLSLWAGYRYYRDRREVQAVRLYVKALSQKDRDSQIKLLENLVHNYGDTVAGREARLNLWESRLSSSSPEELLKELKALEKGARAEVKSSLRLGEGYLLEEKEDFKAAAGLYEEVLKEAPFSEGVVSADLARVYERIGDFRRALEYYRRFVAQKPPLEALSFVEYKLSILEKRLGQSS
- a CDS encoding flavin reductase family protein, with the translated sequence MGLQRLISQYIVQGVYVITVRHGDKINGMTAAWVSQVSFRPRLLAVAIAPERYTYQLLKESGTFCINVLGEDQVDLARHFGFKSGRDTDKFAGIPYLNALKGSPVLKSAIAYFECDVVSTCEVGDHVLFVGEVGDHAVQVEGARPLIFRWDDYFGGVEA
- a CDS encoding DUF1992 domain-containing protein, whose protein sequence is MSLLIFQRLAEERIQEAIRNGEFDDLPGKGKPLQMEDLSFVPEEVRLAYKVLKNAGFVPPEVELRREIRTLEDLLESLGEEEVEEQYRIMRRLDFLLLKLRETHRRSALLEEDARYYRLVARKVARLREKERRPVGGKIDWSGLSHRLGLKYLAGSFRRRP
- a CDS encoding IS1634 family transposase produces the protein MYIRTKTFKNKDGSTRTYLYIVEGKRVNGKVRQRIVANLGRLEKLQEGELDKLIEGLAKFSRRQWIEAQARSIQAQWAKDFGPALIFRRLWEDLKLSSILKELLAGTEIAIDVEEAVFAMVLNRLCDPASKLGVSRWKETVYRPEFERLKLHHFYRALDFLADHKEEIEEKLFERIRDLFHLELDLVFWDTASVYFEGRGAEGFCEYGFSKDHRPDRVQVILGFLMTREGIPIAHEVFPGATADVETFRVVLKDLQNRFRIRRVILVADRGMVSREVLKEIEAMGLEYLVGVRMRRLRAMKEVLGRGGRFREVKGNLKVKEVWHEGRRYLICFNPEEAERERLSREEMVGKLEEKLKAGGLKGLIGNRGYRRYLKVEGSSAVVDREVLEEEARYDGKYVLETNAGLSVEEAALAYRGLWQVERAFREMKSGLDLRPVYHWTEKRIRGHIMVCFLAFVLEVVLMRRLREVGYEGSYQEVMTDLERLKAVEVTVDGRNYLVRTELEGKAYEVFKAVGIRVPGRFLEVGGEDVVERGGSMPGNR
- a CDS encoding MFS transporter, which codes for MKTAFYRKMAVVALLYLAEGLPFGFVYVTLPVYLRTEGVNLVEIGLLSLAGLSWSLKPLWAPLVDRYGRKYYWMVGALLGLALSVTLLSLVPPAGKLYILFVFLCTLSSATLDIAVDGYTIELLEEEELGPGNGVRVSAYRVAMIGSGGGLVALAHFWGFRPAFLALTVIFLALAALIAFLPDTHLPSMSTKTHDLFGQYILPLKDILKRPYAPVLLFFILTFKIGDATMGSMIYPFWVDRGFTKLEIGLISGTLGSLATIAGSLVGGGLVRSLGLFRALWMLGLTQSLSNLGYAYAALPSSARWTVYVASLVESFTGGLGTAAFLAFLMRLCRRDLSASQYALLATLFSLSFNLSRALGGFGAQAWGYAGFFFFTFWISLPPLLLVPVVFKALPQEAPPS
- the cysC gene encoding adenylyl-sulfate kinase, which translates into the protein MKSSQVYWHPQLVTRADRERLNKHRSGVIWFTGLPASGKSTIAHFLEKELFERGIRAYVLDGDNIRHGLCGDLGFSREERRENLRRIAEVCRLMVDAGILVLAAFVSPYREDRQYVRERVGDGAFFEVYVKCSPETCEKRDPKGLYRKAREGKIQGFTGVNAPYEEPENPDLVLDTEEDDLETCVQKVLQMLSEKGFILLL